From the genome of Virgibacillus siamensis, one region includes:
- the rpsB gene encoding 30S ribosomal protein S2, with protein sequence MSVISMKQLLEAGVHFGHQTRRWNPKMKKYIFTERNGIYIIDLQKTVKKVDEAYKYVKDIAANGGSILFVGTKKQAQESVRDEATRSGMFYVNQRWLGGTLTNFQTIRKRINRLKDIERMEEDGTFEVLPKKEVVELLKEKDRLVKFLGGIKEMNKLPDAMFVIDPRKERIAIAEAHKLNIPIIGIVDTNCDPDEIDYVIPANDDAIRAVKLLTSKMADAILEVKQGEEMEEVQEVEGEEQPEPAEKKAAVENTAEDNE encoded by the coding sequence ATGTCAGTAATTTCGATGAAACAATTGTTGGAAGCTGGTGTGCATTTTGGTCACCAGACTCGCCGTTGGAACCCGAAGATGAAAAAATATATTTTCACTGAACGGAACGGCATTTACATCATTGACCTGCAAAAAACGGTTAAAAAGGTCGATGAAGCTTACAAATACGTGAAAGATATCGCTGCAAACGGCGGTTCCATTCTTTTCGTAGGTACTAAAAAGCAGGCACAGGAATCTGTTCGCGATGAAGCAACGCGTTCCGGCATGTTCTACGTGAACCAACGCTGGTTGGGCGGTACGCTAACGAACTTCCAGACAATCCGTAAACGTATCAACCGTCTTAAAGACATTGAGCGTATGGAAGAGGATGGAACATTTGAAGTACTTCCTAAAAAAGAAGTTGTGGAATTGTTGAAAGAAAAAGACCGTCTTGTTAAGTTCCTTGGCGGTATTAAAGAAATGAACAAGCTTCCTGATGCAATGTTCGTTATTGACCCGCGTAAAGAACGTATTGCTATCGCCGAAGCACATAAACTAAACATTCCGATCATCGGAATCGTTGATACGAACTGTGATCCGGATGAAATTGACTATGTTATTCCAGCTAACGATGATGCCATTCGCGCTGTTAAACTGCTGACGTCCAAAATGGCAGATGCTATCCTGGAAGTGAAGCAAGGCGAAGAAATGGAAGAAGTTCAGGAAGTTGAAGGTGAAGAGCAGCCTGAACCGGCAGAAAAGAAAGCAGCTGTCGAAAACACCGCTGAAGACAACGAGTAA